The genomic segment TTTATGTGCGCTTGTTACAAAACGCGCAAGTGTACGCATACAATCATTCCTTCCTGTGTATAGATTGACTCTATTCTTCTATAATAACGGAAAATGATGGGAATGTCTTTTATCGAAGGAGGCGGCACAGGTTAGGGAATCTAGCATGAGTGAAAATCCGCAAGCGGTTACTAAACGAGTCTATGTAGGTAATAATAGGTTGCATCCTGGAGGGAAGTTCATCGTATATAGGTTGAAATAAGAATTACATTGAATTCGCTAGGGGATGCTACCCTCCAGTCTTAGGGTTTCTGATACCCCTAGTAAGGCTCCAATGCTCAGTTTATTATAAGTACTTAGTAGTCACCACAATTAATTTTGGACAAAGAAAAAAGCCATTCCCCGAAGGAAATGGCTTTTGAATGGTTAATTCAAATTAGTTTTTGTTTACGTTTGTAGCTTGAAGACCGCGTTGGCCTTGCTCGATTTCAAACGTTACATCTTGGCCTTCTTCAAGAGACTTGAAGCCTTCTCCTTGAATAGCTGAGAAGTGTACGAATACATCGTCTCCGTCTTCGCGTTCGATGAAGCCAAATCCTTTTTCTGCGTTAAACCATTTCACTTTACCTTGTTCCATGTGTGTTTCCTCCTCGTATGCTTTGTGCATACATTGTATTACTATCCTTGCTCAAGTCTTGAAGCGGTCAAGATTTATTCGAGACCATCATGCCGAACAAAAATAATTCTTCTTTATCATAACAGGGATATTAGCACATTGCAAGAGAAATGTTTGAATTAAAAAAACAAGTTAAGGATCTGATAGACAATCGCAGCGATTGTTGCTGAAATTGGTAAAGTAATAATCCATGTCGTGACAATCGTTCTAGCGACTCCCCAATTGACACCTTTTACACGTTGAGCTGAACCTACACCCATGATTGCGGAAGAAATGACGTGTGTTGTACTAACCGGTAAATGGATAAGTGTCGCTCCAAAAATAATCATAGCAGATGACAAATCAGCTGCTATGCCGTTCACTGGACGGATTTTCATAATCTTGCCGCCGACAGTCTTAATGATTTTATAGCCACCGATTGATGTTCCGATCCCCATCGCTGTCGCGGCAGCAATCCGGACCCAAAGCTGAATATCGTCCGACGTCTGCAATTCTGCTGCAATCAATGCCATTGTAATTATACCCATGGCTTTTTGCGCATCATTTGTACCGTGTGTAAACGATTGAAGCGCTGCTGTTCCGATTTGCATATAACGAATTCGTTTATTTGCCTTAAATAAATTCTTGTTCTTCAAGGTCACTTTGAATATCGACATTACAAGGAAGCCGCCTGCAAGTGCAATGAACGGAGAAATAAGAAGCGCTTGTAATATTTTTAGGAAACCGCTGTAATTTAAAATGCCGAAACCTGCTGCTGAAATAGCCGCGCCAGCGATTGAACCGATTAAAGCATGGGATGAACTGGATGGGATTCCGAAATACCAGGTAATCAGATTCCACGCAATTGCTGATATAAGTGCCGCTAAGATGACAAGCGAACCGTTTTCGAGAACGAATGGATCGACAATGTCTTTTGAAATCGTTTTTGCGACTCCTGTAAAAGCGAGAGCGCCGACGAAGTTCATGACAGCTGCCATCATAATAGCGGTTCTCGGTTTCAGTGCACGAGTCGAAACGGATGTTGCGATGGCATTCGCCGTGTCATGAAATCCGTTGATGAAATCAAAAGCGAGTGCGAAAACAACGACTAGTATGGTAAGGAGAAGTATTGTATCCATTTGGCTCCCCCTTATGCGTTACGCATAATAATTGATTCGATTGTGTTGGCAACATCTTGGCAATAATCGGCGACATCTTCAAGCTGTTCATATATGTCTTTGAATTGGATAATGCGAATTGGATCCTTTTCATTAATGAAGAGTTGTTTGACCGATGTACGGAAAACTTCATCACAAACTCGTTCGTAATCTTTAATAAGTACTGCGTGATCGTGCATCGCTTCAAGTTTTTTCCTCGCAAGCAATTTCATCGCTTTAACGATTTCGTCGGTACTTTTCACAATGTTTTCCATGAATTTCTGTACATACTCATCAATTTCAGTAAGAGAGAACATTTCAAGATGTGCTGCAAAATGTTCAATACCATCAAGAACATCATCCATCTTAATGGCCAAATTCATGATATCTTCCCGCTCAATTGGTGTCATGAACGACTTGTTAAGCTTAGTAATGAGATCGTGGATGAGCGTGTCACCTTCCGTCTCGTAATTTTTAAGTTTAATGCTTACTTCTTTCAAGTCGGCAACTGTCACCACTTTAAAGTCGTTGGCATAATGAACCGCTTCTTGCACATTTTCAGCAATGGTTAATAATGCTATGAAAAAAGGGTCAGGTTTACGTGAGCTGAACATTGTTGTACCTCCGTCCCAGTATGGGAAATAATTTTTTAACAATCCCATCATATCAAAAACAATTTGAGATACCTACAAATTTCGACGATATCTGCACAAACTTTACACAATCTTTACAAAGACCCTACAAAGGATTCACAAAAATCAAATCTGTATAGAAAAAGTGACAATTGTCATGAAGGAAAAATGACTCAATGTACTCCACAGAATACCCTCTTTATCAGTAAAGTTAACGTAAGAGGTGAGAGTATGTTGGGAATTATTAATCTTTTTGTGGAGTTTAAACGGAAAAACGTGTTAAGAGATATTAACTTGGAAATTGCATCTGGGGAAGTAGTTGCGCTATGTGGAGCAAATGGAGCGGGGAAATCAACAATCGTATCCGTTATAGCAGGAATCGTCCATCCTTTAAGCGGGAGAATTCTACTGGCAGGGAAACCACTAGGAAGGAAAATGAAATCGGAAATAGGCTTCATGTTCCAACACGCCGAATTCATGGATAATGTGAAGGTCAAGGAGATGCTTTGTTTATTTCAATCCTTCTATAGAAGTCCTTACTCATTCAACGAGCTTGTCCGTCTTGGATTATTGCAAGATATGCTCCTTAAAAAGACACATGAATTATCAGGCGGTGAGCGTAAGCGGCTGTCATTTGCATTGTCGATGGCAGGTAGACCACTCGTGCTGATTGCGGATGAACCAACTGCGGGAATGGACGAGGAAATGAAAAAACATTTCTATCAACAACTAAAGCTTGCTGTTGATGAAGGGCTTGCCGTTTTACTGATTACACATTCCAGGGAAGAAAGAGAAGTTCTTGCACATCGAATTGTATTGTTGAAGGAAGGGGTTGTGCAATGACTAAGCCCTTTTTATTGTTGACAAAAATTGAAGTGTTGCGCATGCTAAGAAACCGCTATTTTGTCATTTATGCCATCGTTCTTCCCATCGTCTACTACCTAATCTTTTCGCTTTCGAATGAACCAGAGCACTATGCATATCTACTTATCGCAATGCTTGTCTTCAGTTTGTTGTCGGGAGCTGTCACGACATTTGCTATTGGACTTGCATACGACAACAGCAGACCTTGGCGTACATCTATGAAGGCATTGCCGGTTTCCGAATTAGTCGTTTCAGGTGCGAAACTGATGGCACAGCTCTTATTGAATAGTATCACGGTTGTGATCTTAATCGTTTTTGTTCAGACGATTCACGGGCTCCCAGGCAGTGTAGGGCAATGGTGTATGATTGCGGTATGGTTTATCGGTGTGTCCGCGGTGTTCATGACGTTGGGTGTGGCCATCAGTTCATTTGGGAAACAGGGTACTGTTTCTGGTATTGCAAACTTTACGTGGATATTTGTGATGTTTTCTGCAGGGACGTGGATTCCGATTGAACAGTTTCCGGGCTGGGTGCAACCTATTGCAAGCGGGTCTCCAGGAGCAATCGCGATAGCGGGTGCCTTCCGTTTACTGGGTGGAGGTTATCCCTTGATTGGTCAAATGGGTGGACTTATCTTTTATTCGATGCTATTTATAGGGGTTTACTGGGTTGGAGGATATATAAATAGAAGGGCGGCGAATTAATGAGCAGGAGATTTGCAGTTTTTCCCGAAGGTTTAGGTAGGGAACCGTATACTATTTTAATCTACATGTTGTTTCCGCTCATAGGGGCGTTCTTTTTAGAGGGCATGGAGCGTATGTTTTCAATCCTTCTGCTTGCTCCCTTTTTATTCGTCTATCGCCAGTCCTATTGGCGTAACAGCTATCTAGTGTTCGTCATAGTGCAAGCGATTATTATTGGTTTTTGGGTGTATATGTTCGGACCGGTTTTTTTCTGGCTGAGTGCCTTCTCTTCAAATATGATTTCGTTATTGTCCGGACGCAAGCGCATCGCGGCTGTCGGCGTCTATATAGTGGTTGGGATTGTCTATGGCGTGGCTAAGGACTTAAATATAGTGCAAACATCCATGTCGCTTGTACCTATTCTGCTCGCCATCTTTAATGCTTATATGATTTCATCAAGACGAAAATGGAATGAATCCCAGCGAGAATTGGAGAAAGCACATAGTCGGATTGATGAATTGGTGAAGCAGCAAGAACGCCAGCGAATCGGGCGTGATTTGCATGATACACTTGGACAAAAGCTGTCGATGATTACATTGAAAACTGAGCTTGCCGAGAAGCTACTCGTTTCAGACACAGAAAGAGCTGCGGGGGAGTTACGGGAAGTGATTACAATCTCGCGCGAAACATTAACACAGATGCGGGAGCTTGTGGAAGACCTTGATACAGGCACGCTTGTCGATGAATTGACTGCCAGCCGGCAACATTTACACAGTGCAGGAATCAATTCTGAAGTAAACGGAGAAATCCATTCCATTAATCGTGGGTATGAAAAGATTGCTGTGATGGCAATTCGGGAACTTGTGACCAATGTCGTTAAACATAGCGCTGCATCATGGTGTCAAATTAACATTGCACGTTCAGTGGAAGGTGTATTAATTGAAGTCGCTGATAACGGAAAAGGTATCGATGAAGCGGTTCCAAATCATGGTATGACAGGCCTGCAAAACCGGATTGGGCTTATTAATGGAACGATTGGATGGAAAAGCGGTAAAGAAGGGACAGTCGTTCAGTTATTCATTCCGCTACCGAAAAGTATTGAAAAGGTGGGTGTCGTCTCGTGATACGCGTCGTAATTGCAGAAGATCAGGCGATGGTGAGGGGGGCTTTAATAGCACTTCTTTCTATAGAAGAGGACTTAGAAATCATCGGTGAGGCAGCAAATGGCTTGGAAGCGATTGAAGCAGTCGAGCGATTACTGCCTGATGTCTGTATTTTAGATATTGAAATGCCGATTATGAACGGCTTGGAAGCTTCAGAAAGATTAGTGGAGAAATACCCCGGTGTGGCGATCATCATGTTGACGACGTTTGGCCGAACTGGTTATCTACAGCGTTCAGTGAATGCAGGCGTAAAAGGTTTCTTATTGAAAGACGGACCGAGTAGTGCACTTGCCGAAGCAATTCGCATAGTAGCCGCGGGTCAGCGAGTTGTCGATCCAGAACTGGCCTTTTCACTATTTACAGAAAAAGATCAGTTATCCGAGCGGGAGCAAGAGCTTCTTATGCTGGCATCAAAAGGTTTGGCGAATAAAGAAATCAGCAAGCAGTTATTTTTGTCGGAGGGAACAGTAAGAAACTACTTCTCGGACATCTTTCAAAAGTTGCAAGTAAAAAGTCGGACAGAGGCAATTCACGTTGCCAGGAAAAACGGTTTAATTGATATGGAATAAATTTGTGAAAAATTTTCAGTAAATTGAAACTTTCGGGATGATGGGACGTATATATAGGTGAGACAAAAAAGGTGAAAGTGGGGTGTTGAAATGGAACTGTTTGGGATGCCAATTGTGCAAGTCTATATGGTTGGGCTAATTGTTGCAGGCCTTGCAACGTTACTTTATATCTTATTTAGTGACATGGCGGAAGGAATCGGCGATGCTAGTCCTTTCTTGGATCCGGCGGTGATACTTGCATTCATAACATTTGTAGCGGCTGGCGGTTATATATTAGAACTTGTTACAACATGGGGCAGCGGAATCATTTTGGTAATTGCACTTGTTACTGCTTTTGTACTCGATCTTCTATTGTACTTATTTGTCCTTCTTCCACTGAAATCGGCTGAAGTGTCCCTCGCGTATACGGATGAGTCGCTGATGGGTAGGGTTGGAAAAGTGATTGTACCTGTCCCTGTTGATGGATTCGGTGAAATTGTTATCGAATCGGTAAATGGCATGATTTCTAAGAGGGCGGTAGGGTACGAAAACACAGCAATTGAGTACGGAAAAGAAGTATTGATTATTGAAGTGAGAGATGGAACATTCATCGTTAAAGAGTATGAACCATTCCGCTTCAAATAAAAAAGGGGGAAAAACAGATGGAAATTTGGATTGCAATTGGAGTCGTCGCGTTTGTTTTACTGGCGCTGGTTCTCGTCTTCATCACAAAGTACCGCACAGTCGGGCCAGATGAAGCACTAATCGTGACAGGAAGTTATCTTGGCTCTAAAAATGTACATAAGGATGATTCGGGAAATCGTATTAAAATCATCCGCGGCGGCGGGACGTTCCTGTTGCCAGTGTTCCAACAAGCGGCACCGCTTAGCCTTTTGTCAAGTAAGCTTGAGGTTACAACGCCGGAAGTGTACACGGAGCAAGGCGTTCCTGTTATGGCAGATGGAACAGCAATTATTAAAATTGGTGGCTCAATCATAGAGATTGCAACAGCTGCTGAAC from the Sporosarcina psychrophila genome contains:
- a CDS encoding inorganic phosphate transporter, whose product is MDTILLLTILVVVFALAFDFINGFHDTANAIATSVSTRALKPRTAIMMAAVMNFVGALAFTGVAKTISKDIVDPFVLENGSLVILAALISAIAWNLITWYFGIPSSSSHALIGSIAGAAISAAGFGILNYSGFLKILQALLISPFIALAGGFLVMSIFKVTLKNKNLFKANKRIRYMQIGTAALQSFTHGTNDAQKAMGIITMALIAAELQTSDDIQLWVRIAAATAMGIGTSIGGYKIIKTVGGKIMKIRPVNGIAADLSSAMIIFGATLIHLPVSTTHVISSAIMGVGSAQRVKGVNWGVARTIVTTWIITLPISATIAAIVYQILNLFF
- a CDS encoding sensor histidine kinase, with product MSRRFAVFPEGLGREPYTILIYMLFPLIGAFFLEGMERMFSILLLAPFLFVYRQSYWRNSYLVFVIVQAIIIGFWVYMFGPVFFWLSAFSSNMISLLSGRKRIAAVGVYIVVGIVYGVAKDLNIVQTSMSLVPILLAIFNAYMISSRRKWNESQRELEKAHSRIDELVKQQERQRIGRDLHDTLGQKLSMITLKTELAEKLLVSDTERAAGELREVITISRETLTQMRELVEDLDTGTLVDELTASRQHLHSAGINSEVNGEIHSINRGYEKIAVMAIRELVTNVVKHSAASWCQINIARSVEGVLIEVADNGKGIDEAVPNHGMTGLQNRIGLINGTIGWKSGKEGTVVQLFIPLPKSIEKVGVVS
- a CDS encoding cold-shock protein; the protein is MEQGKVKWFNAEKGFGFIEREDGDDVFVHFSAIQGEGFKSLEEGQDVTFEIEQGQRGLQATNVNKN
- a CDS encoding ATP-binding cassette domain-containing protein encodes the protein MLGIINLFVEFKRKNVLRDINLEIASGEVVALCGANGAGKSTIVSVIAGIVHPLSGRILLAGKPLGRKMKSEIGFMFQHAEFMDNVKVKEMLCLFQSFYRSPYSFNELVRLGLLQDMLLKKTHELSGGERKRLSFALSMAGRPLVLIADEPTAGMDEEMKKHFYQQLKLAVDEGLAVLLITHSREEREVLAHRIVLLKEGVVQ
- a CDS encoding ABC transporter permease; the protein is MTKPFLLLTKIEVLRMLRNRYFVIYAIVLPIVYYLIFSLSNEPEHYAYLLIAMLVFSLLSGAVTTFAIGLAYDNSRPWRTSMKALPVSELVVSGAKLMAQLLLNSITVVILIVFVQTIHGLPGSVGQWCMIAVWFIGVSAVFMTLGVAISSFGKQGTVSGIANFTWIFVMFSAGTWIPIEQFPGWVQPIASGSPGAIAIAGAFRLLGGGYPLIGQMGGLIFYSMLFIGVYWVGGYINRRAAN
- a CDS encoding DUF47 domain-containing protein; translated protein: MFSSRKPDPFFIALLTIAENVQEAVHYANDFKVVTVADLKEVSIKLKNYETEGDTLIHDLITKLNKSFMTPIEREDIMNLAIKMDDVLDGIEHFAAHLEMFSLTEIDEYVQKFMENIVKSTDEIVKAMKLLARKKLEAMHDHAVLIKDYERVCDEVFRTSVKQLFINEKDPIRIIQFKDIYEQLEDVADYCQDVANTIESIIMRNA
- a CDS encoding response regulator transcription factor codes for the protein MIRVVIAEDQAMVRGALIALLSIEEDLEIIGEAANGLEAIEAVERLLPDVCILDIEMPIMNGLEASERLVEKYPGVAIIMLTTFGRTGYLQRSVNAGVKGFLLKDGPSSALAEAIRIVAAGQRVVDPELAFSLFTEKDQLSEREQELLMLASKGLANKEISKQLFLSEGTVRNYFSDIFQKLQVKSRTEAIHVARKNGLIDME